Proteins encoded together in one Cyanobacteriota bacterium window:
- a CDS encoding sigma-70 family RNA polymerase sigma factor encodes MTTTKFETEISPYLNSIAHWSLLTACQEQELGALIKQGCQKSKDKMIRHNLRLVISIAKKYQNHGMSILDLIQEGNIGLIKAVDRFDSSRGYRFSTYATWWIRQAITRAISNKARSIRIPVHKLDLMRKIRKTNMELQTKLKRKPTDKELAEAVSLPIDKVKLMMVLADKTLSLETSMNSGSDDDMKLDELIADPNINSMPELNCEDHMLVGDLEKAVSYLTNREQAVIKLRFGIETNDSWTLDAISKLLKMSKETVRQTEYQALTKLQGPSLKPILSDYCV; translated from the coding sequence ATGACAACAACGAAATTTGAAACAGAGATTAGCCCATATTTGAATTCAATAGCCCACTGGTCTTTGCTGACAGCATGTCAAGAACAAGAACTTGGTGCTTTGATAAAACAAGGATGTCAAAAGTCTAAAGATAAGATGATAAGGCATAATTTGAGATTAGTCATCTCTATTGCCAAGAAGTATCAAAACCATGGCATGTCTATTTTGGATCTGATACAAGAAGGCAATATTGGTTTGATTAAAGCTGTTGATAGATTTGATTCAAGTCGCGGTTATAGATTTTCTACATATGCGACATGGTGGATTAGGCAAGCGATTACCAGAGCGATTTCCAATAAAGCTAGATCAATTAGAATTCCTGTACATAAATTAGATTTGATGCGCAAAATTAGAAAAACAAATATGGAATTGCAAACTAAACTCAAACGTAAACCAACTGACAAGGAGCTTGCTGAAGCTGTTTCATTACCAATAGACAAAGTGAAATTAATGATGGTGCTTGCCGATAAAACCTTGTCGCTTGAAACTAGTATGAATTCTGGATCTGATGATGATATGAAGCTTGATGAATTGATTGCAGACCCGAATATAAATTCTATGCCAGAACTCAATTGTGAAGATCATATGTTGGTTGGTGATTTAGAAAAAGCAGTTTCATATCTAACTAATAGGGAGCAGGCTGTAATTAAATTGAGATTTGGTATCGAAACTAATGACAGTTGGACTTTGGATGCTATTAGTAAATTACTCAAGATGAGTAAGGAAACAGTGAGGCAGACTGAATATCAGGCATTGACTAAGCTCCAAGGACCAAGTCTTAAGCCGATATTGTCTGATTATTGTGTTTAA